One stretch of Sulfuricystis multivorans DNA includes these proteins:
- a CDS encoding ATP-binding protein has protein sequence MIPRQAQASLHQLAGWYPAVAIIGPRQSGKTTLARLAFPDKPYVSLENPDEQDFARQDARAFLGRFPEGAIIDEVQRAPALFSWLQEVLDADRRTGRFVLTGSWQPGLRGGIAQSLAGRVGHLNLLPLSMQELLEAKLLPATLPECLLKGGFPPLYDRAIPPHVWFADYTTTYLERDVRQILELRDLGAFHRFLRMCAARTGQLVNLSQLAADCGITHNTAKSWLSVLEASYLIFLLSPWHRNIGKRLVKTPKLYFLDVGLAAWLAGQRSEEAIALGPMRGPLLETWVVSETIKTLRNRLLPHELFFYRDAHGREIDLILEVDGVPRLALECKAGETPAADWFAPLARLAEEIGAARAAVLFGGDRDQPRQPVPAIGWRNLPDWLAGAMG, from the coding sequence ATGATTCCCCGACAGGCCCAGGCTTCTCTGCATCAGTTGGCGGGTTGGTATCCAGCGGTCGCGATCATCGGTCCGCGTCAGTCGGGCAAAACGACGTTGGCGCGTCTGGCGTTTCCCGACAAGCCCTATGTTTCGCTGGAAAATCCGGACGAGCAGGACTTTGCGCGACAGGATGCGCGCGCGTTTCTCGGGCGCTTTCCCGAAGGGGCGATCATCGACGAGGTGCAGCGCGCGCCGGCGCTCTTTTCCTGGTTGCAGGAAGTGCTCGATGCCGATCGCCGCACCGGCCGCTTCGTGCTGACGGGCTCGTGGCAGCCGGGTTTGCGCGGCGGCATCGCCCAGTCCCTGGCGGGGCGGGTGGGGCATTTGAACCTGCTGCCCCTGTCCATGCAGGAATTGCTTGAGGCAAAGCTTCTCCCCGCCACCTTGCCCGAGTGCCTGCTCAAAGGCGGCTTCCCGCCGCTCTACGACCGCGCCATTCCCCCTCATGTCTGGTTCGCCGATTACACGACAACCTATCTGGAACGGGATGTGCGCCAGATCCTGGAGCTGCGTGATCTGGGCGCCTTTCACCGGTTTCTGCGCATGTGCGCGGCGCGCACCGGGCAGTTGGTGAATCTCTCCCAGCTTGCGGCCGATTGCGGGATTACCCACAACACGGCAAAGAGTTGGTTGTCGGTGCTGGAAGCAAGTTACCTGATCTTCCTGCTCTCACCCTGGCATCGCAATATTGGCAAGCGGCTGGTGAAAACCCCCAAGCTCTATTTTCTCGATGTGGGGCTTGCGGCCTGGCTGGCCGGCCAGCGCAGCGAAGAGGCCATTGCGCTGGGGCCGATGCGCGGTCCCCTGTTAGAGACCTGGGTGGTGAGCGAGACGATCAAGACCCTGCGCAACCGGCTCCTACCCCATGAACTGTTTTTCTACCGCGATGCCCATGGCCGTGAGATTGATCTGATTTTGGAGGTGGACGGCGTGCCGCGTCTCGCGCTGGAGTGCAAGGCCGGCGAGACCCCCGCCGCTGACTGGTTCGCGCCGCTTGCTAGGCTCGCCGAAGAAATCGGCGCAGCCCGCGCGGCGGTGCTCTTCGGGGGAGACAGAGACCAGCCGCGCCAGCCGGTGCCGGCGATCGGCTGGCGCAACCTGCCGGATTGGCTGGCAGGGGCGATGGGGTGA